acatatttaattaCAGACATAAAATAGCTGGGGAATGGGGTGAGCCCCAGCCTAGCCCCGCCCTGGGGCTGCCAGGAGTGGGGTGCAGGTGAGGCCTCCCTGATGACCCTCCTTCAGGGGGTCTTCCTATGGCGGGGCCCTATTGCTTTAGCAGGGGAGGAGCCATGCAAACAAGGGGGGGCGGGGAAGCCTCTGAGCCCCGCCCCACCAGCAGCTGGCCTCCTTCCAGAATGCCCAGTCGGtgccccaccctcagcctctcCACCTCCTTCTTTGTCCAGGGAGCAGACTGTctggccagcccccaccccctctgcaAACCTAAAGgggaataaatacaaattttacaaagtaaaaggGGGTCCAACGTTGCCCTGGGCCGGGCCTGGGGTCGGATGGGGAGCGGGGCCCTGCCACGCGGGCCTCACATCATCCCTAACTGCAGCAGCGTACTGGCGTAGGCCATGGGCTTGACGTCGGGATGAGGCTGCGAAACGAGAGGCACCAGGTCAGGCAGACAGGAGTGCGCTGGCTCGGGGGAGCAGGGTCTTCTGAGCACCAGGTGCAGAAACCAGCCCCACTTCTGAGAGCTGTGTCCCCCACTCCTCTTGACCAGCCTCTTCCTCCAAGGCCGGGGAAAACAGGGGACATGGGGAGGGTATGGGGGACGGGGGGATGAAGGGGGTGACTCACCACTGCTGTGAACTGGTGGAACTGGGGCCGCAGGTCAGAGCCCCGGAGGTGGATGTAAGCGGCTTTGTTCCCCATCTGGTCGCTGCAGGGACAAGGGTAGAGTAGTGAGTAGGGGTcaggcaggggcggggtggggcgaaGAGGAGGAGAACCcgggagcaggagggggaggagccccaggcagagaggctCACTGAGGAAGAGAATCCAGGTGGAAGAGGggcccaggcagaaggagcagggaTGAGTGAAGACAGCCATGTGGGAgcggggggaagggaggagaggcccaggaagcaggggccCTCCTGGTGGGATGGGTACAGGCAGCCCCACAAAGGCAGGACTCTTGCCAAACCCTGGTCTCTCATCTGACCTCGCCCTGGCTCTAACCAACAGGAAGCACAGGAGACAGAGGAACATGGTGACCTGGGGATGGAATTAGCCTCGTCCAGAGCACAAGAGACTCCAGTTTCTTCAACCAAAACaagatggagggaaagagggacagGAAACTTGAAGATAAGGAGAATGAAAACATGCCCCTTGTTTGAGTCTGACTTGGAAGAAATCAACCAAAAAGACATGAGAGACAGGGGAAATGGAACTCTGGCTGGGTTTGGGGTATCACTTTTGAAGGTATGACAGTGGTTATGTATAGAAAGGAAGACACACTGGGGCATCAGTGGACAGAAGGGATGATGCCTGGGGTTTGCTTTAAAACAGCCCGGGGTGGGGGTCGTTAGAGACACAGGGCTGGTAACTGTTGAACCTGGGTGATGGGTATGTGGGTGTTTGTTTTACTAATTTATCTACTCTTCTGtatctttggaattttctatcataaaaagttaaaaaaaagaaaaacaaccagtgggccaggaagagaggcccagatgggcgggggaggtggggatgtACCAGTAGTTGGGGGCAGAGAAGACGGTGACGCAGCGGCCACTGTGTGCCACCTCATAGCCCTCGGCCTTGACCTCATGGCTGCGGATGATGTAGTCCAGGTGgttctcctccaggaaggccttGGTGACATCGGGCCCGAACTGGCAGCTCACGCCCCGCTTGCTGACCGAGCGCCCGTTCTAGGAAGAGAGGGAGCTCAGGGTGCCTGCTGCTCCCTaaccccgccccctccaccccaccccacctgccagcCACGCCCCCAGGCAGACTGACCTGTGGCTGTGGGTCCGACCAGAGCAGGTCACACATGGGAcctggaggggagcagaggggaacgTCAGGGACCACTCATCTCCCTGGACACGTGCTCACAGGTCACCTACTAGGCTGCCCCACAGCACACCCTGGGTGAggactgggcaggggaggggacatCCACGGTGGAGCGGCACGGGGCACATGAGATGGGATGCTGAGCTGGCCATaggcctccctgctgccctcccctccagaaCCCATGTGATCCATTATGGTCTCGAAGGTGGAGGGAAATCTTATCCTCGCAATTCAGACCAGGGACTTCTCTTGCTCCTGCTGCCCTAGGAACAAAGACCAAGCTTCTCATCCACACTCGTGAGGCTCAGCAGGGTCTGGCCTCACCCACCCCTTTAAAGCAtgcccctgctctgcccccgCGCTGGCCTGGCTGCTCTCCTGCCAGGTCAGCTCTCACATGCTGTCCCCAGAGAGGCCCTCCCACCGCTCCTGAACCCACCACCCTATCCACACCCTCTTCCCACAGCCGTGTGCGAAACACTGCAACCTGTCCCCATCATACCACTCCAGAGACTcataaatgaatgactgactgCTGGGGACACTCATGCTCCCTGGCCAGCGTGGCCCCTGAGGGAGGTACACTGACCCAagttataggtgaggaaactgaggctcagcctgGCTGTCCCTTGCCAAGGCCACAAAGCCTGtccggggcagggctggggtcacaGCTCAGAACGGGGAACCAGGGCTGCTCCTCTCCACAGGAGACCCCGAGGCCCTGGGACTGCGGAACTGTCACCGACCCGCCCTGGTCACCTGAATCTGGGGGCTGCCGATTCCGCTCAATCTTCCTGATGTTGTCCAGGGTGACGCCGTCTTCACTGAACAAGCCCCCGTGCATGATCTAGGGTCAAGGTGGGGCAGCAGTGTGAGGGGAGGGgccggccccacccctgccctccactGGCTTCACCAGCACTCCCACCCATGAGTGGcggtggggcaggcaggggagccTTCCTCACCAGCACTTTGCCATTGATGCACTGGGCCAGTGGGAGCCACTCAAACACCTCACTGAAGAGCTCATACATCTGGGCTGTGTACTTGGCCTTCACCTCACCCTCGAAGCCATAGATCTGATTCATGTTGTCCGTCTCATGGTTGCCTGGCCGACAGCAGAAAGAAGGGAAACCTCAACCCCTGCCTCCTGGGTGCCCTCGGGCTCAGACCCGGGTGGGGTGGACGGCCGGAGGCCCCAAGCCAAAGACACTCATGCAGCAGCTCGCTGATCCCTTCTAGAAACCAACCAGACACTGTTCTCAGTCCCCCTTCTAGAGGGGTGAACAGGCTGAGAAGATGCCCAGGCATGGGGCCATAAGACCCAGACTGTGCTGGTCACCGTGGAGTGGCTGAGGCTGGGGTTCAGCCCTGGCCCCAACCCCAAGGGACTAAGTGGCACATCTCTTGCCCCTGAGAGCCTCAGGCTCCTTCTTAAAGGACCTGCCAGAAATTTCAGGCTGGAAGGACCAAGGAGGGGGAGGTCTGTACAGAAAAGGGGCCCCTGCAGAGCGCCTATGGGCCGGCCTCCCGCCATGCTTCTTTCCCCACACGCaaccttccccttccctcccagggcttgggggaggcagggcagctgCTGGGCCCCCCATCTGCTAAGTCCGGACTGTCTGACTACTCAGCCAGCGCCAGCCCTCTGCCGCCGCCTACAATGAGGCCTGAGAGCAGGTGCTCATCTCACATCTGCCACGTGCCAAGTCTGCTGTGAGAACTCCCTGGACCTGGCTGTGAACCTGGCCAGTGTCAGCACTCATGCCCCTGGGAACCCCTGACCCAGCCCACTGCCCTCGCTccctcctgggtctcctcctgctcatccccccaccccctagcGGGCAGGCCCTCCCCCAGTGGCCATGCTCCCCAGTGAGCTCACCCTGCCTGATACCCCATGTCTGCTGAGGACCCCACAATTTACAGCCCAGACATCTCCTCTTAGTCTCACAACCACATCCAGGGCCAAGCTCCCCATCTTCCAGGCTACACCCTGCTTTCCCATCCCCTCTTGTGTCAgtggcagccccagccctccagATGCTCCAGCCAAAACCATGGAGCACCCAGCTCTGGCCCCTTCTTTCTCTCACACCAGTATCTAGCCCACTGGCAAATGCTCTGGGTGCTACTTTGCAAAGAGAGCCCCAATCTAACCACTGTCCCTACCCAGGTCCAGCCAGCAACAGTTTCCCTGCTCCCACTCTCAGCCCTTGGTCTGTTTCCCATCCAGAGGCCGTGTTAACATCggtcagcccctgcccctcctctgctcagagcccTCCCATGACCAAAGTCCTCAGCAGGGCCCATGGGGCCCCATCAACATATGATGCCactgtgcagtgcacaacctgcctGACCTGATAGGGCAACCCTGTGTGCAATCTCAGTGAAGGCACAAAATAAACACAGCTGCAACCCCTACCCCTGCTTTACAGATAAGACATTGGAGGCTCACAGAGAAGAACGTGAGCGCCCTGCCTATGCTGTCCCCAGACCCTGCCACCTTCCGGCTCACCTCGAAGTAGGTGAAAGTAATCTGGGTAAAGGAGTTTAAAGCCGAAAAGGGTGAGGATCACTTCTACGGAGAAGGAGCCACGGTCCACGAAGTCACCATTAAATATCTGCCCTGCTAAGGAAAACAagatgaggggagaggggtgccTCTCTGCATCCTGTCAGCAGGGCTCCGGGCATCTAGGCTTTCGTCTCTGCTCTCTGTGTGGGTCTGGCCCAGTagcctggcctctctgagcctcagcaggATGGTACTGATGTCCTCAACCTCGTCTGTTTCTCAGGGAATCTGACAGTGGAGGAAGAGATCCCAGGTGGTCAGCCGGCTTCAGCTCCCCGCCAAGTACAGGCCCAAAGCCACAGGGGAAATGGGACCCGGGCCCTCCCACTGGTCACTGCACAGGCCCAGAGGCCCCTCAATGATCACATCAGCAAAAACTTATACAGCCTGGATCGTGGGCTACTGAGCACCTCCACGTATTAACACATCACTCCTCTCAGTAGCCAGACAAGGTAGGCCCATTTCACGATGACTGATCCTCGTTTTACAAATGAGCCTGAAGAGCTGAGAGGTGAAGTCGCCTGCCACAGTCACAGCTAGAGAGGGAAGCCAGGTGCGGGCAGCGCCGGGTGCTGCACGTATGTGCTCCTGTATCGTGCACATCCAGCCCCGTTTAAGTCGAGGAGAAGCCGGCGCTTAGACACAGGGGCCACCCGTCCTGGCCTGTCTGACCCCGCAGCACAAGGCCACCAGCAGCTCCACCTGGTCTCGGTGGCTAAGCAAGTGCTCAGGCGTCTCCATTTACAGGTTCACGCCTTTTTCTCAGGCTGGGGTTCCTCTCCCTCCTGTACCCCAAACCcgggaagaggggcaggggaggggcttgcTCTGCCGAGAGGAAGGATACGTAGGGGTTGGTGTCCGAGGGTAAACCGTTGAGCTCAAATATGTTGAGGAGGTCATAGAACTGGCCATGGGTGTCCCCGCACACTGTAATCTTCTCTGTCTGGAAGAAAAGAGGCCACCGGAGAGGGAGGGGCCCAGAGAGAGATGTGGGGAGGGGGTAGAAGTGAGGGGAGGGGTAAGAGGTCACAGCAGACCGAGAAGAACCATGCGAAAGACACAGGCAGGAGACACAGAAAtgaagaggggcagggaaggacaGCCAAGAGAGAcacagggtgggggaggaggggagacgtcagggagagagagagaggcagaccaAGCCAGGGGGGTCCATGAGTTTCTGAGCTCCGTGGCCCCTTCCCAGCCAGGGAGCCACCCACCCACCGGCCCATCCACACACCGCCCCCCGGCGCGCACCTCTTTGATTGTGGTCTCCACGAGTGTGCTCAGCTTAGAGAGGACCTCTTTGACCTGTACCAGGAtctggaaggcagggcaggctgTGAGTGGGGCCGGCTGCCCACCCTGGCCCCAGAGAGACTGGACTTGCCAGGAGGCGCTGGGGACgggcggggagaggaggggaatGGGCAGGGGAGGCCTGGCCAAGCAGGTGCTGGCCGGGAACAGAGGTGGCTCCCCAGCTGTGACCCGAGTGGCCTACGTGGCATTTAAACATCAGGATTATTTCATGTGAAAACCTAGATTCTTGGTTTCTCTTCAAACAATCAGCATCACAAAGAAATACACAACGGATGAACCCAGAAGTGGACCATTTTATACAACAACTGGCTTGGAAACGTCTACGTGTCAATGTCACAAAAGAGCCTCCCCCAAAGGCATGAGACTGTTCTAGATGAAAAGAGGTAAAAAGGCCGGTCATGTGCAGTAACTGATCCTTCAGTGgattccagatttttaaaaaacagctgaaaagaatggttttgggaaaattaaaatatctgtcTGGAAATGTAGATAGAATTAGTTCCTACAGATTGAAGATGACCTTGACAATGTCATGTATATCTGACAATGTTTGCTGATTCATCAACAGCCTTGTGGACTGTCTGCATTAGTCAGTATTATCACATCAATGCTAAATTCATAAGATGGGACGACTGAACTGTAGTCACGCAGAATTTCCTGTTTTTAGGAGATAACAGGTTATGATGAGActtattctcaaatggttcaaacaaaaagaaagaaaaaagtgtttgtgTATACACATACGCATATATATAGAAGGATAGAATAAATGTCAACATGTTAACAACTGGTGAATCTAGGGGGTATGGATGTAATTCACTGTACTGTTCTTTTGACTTTTCTGCAGGTTtgacaattttcaaaataaaaagttgggaaaagagtgtttaaaaaaaaaggtaggagATATCTACTTCCAGTCAGAATGTGGAAAGTTATAAAAGACCGTTGCTCTTGCCCTAAGGATGAGAACAAGcctacaaaacaaaaccaaaagaccaaaaccaaaacaaacaaaatcctgaaACATCTGAGAGCCAAGGATGCAAATAAACCTAAATTAATCAAACTGCAAAGTGCAGTGACGCTGACAAGCCCCTCCCTGGGAGAAAGAGACTGTGACCACGTTCCTCCGGGCAGCGCAGGAGGACAAGATCCGCCAAGGCCAATGAGGGGAAGCGGGCAAAACCCTCATGCCTGTGTGGGCTGCTGTGGCAGacagggccccagggagcccgGTGCAGAAGGCCTCTGCCCTCACCTGCCGATCCTCACATGGCCACACAGGAGAGGTGCAAGGCGGCGTGGTGGAGAGAGGCCTCCGAAGCACAAAAGTAGGGGCAAGACTGGAGAGCAGAGGACTCCCCAGAAACCCCCAAATCTGGCGGTGGGGCTTTCATACAGTTCTCCAAAAGCTGAAGACTTTACAGCGTAAAGACACCCCTGGATTTGCCAGAGTCCTGATTCCACCCTGAAAACATCTGAAGCCAGTGGTGAACTAAGTCCAACAAGAGCTGCCCCTAAACTACAGATGAGGTAGACACTGCCCCTCACACAAGCAGCCCAACAGAACTGGGTCCTGCATTATCTGCAGAAAAGTTTTATTTGTCTCGGCCACTACTGTTCTTTTACACAAAATGTctggcattcaataaaaaattataagacacGATGAGCAGACAACGGAAGCAAACCCAGAGATGACCCAGATGGTGGAATATCCAGacagagactttaaaataactatgaaaaaTGTGTGAAAGGATCTAGCAGAAAAGGTAAATGACATGCATGAACATATGGGGCAGAGAGatgaaagctattaaaaaaaataacccaatggAAATGCCAGGAATAAAGACTCCATCTGCGCGGTGCCGGCGCACCACCAGCTCAGCAAGTGTCCACCACCATTCCCACCCAGCTCCTCGTGTGGCCCTTTGTAGCGGGGTCCAGGCACAGCGAGCGCGGCGATGCGATCCCGGGTGTGCAGACCTGATGGGGGCGTTACCTGGTAGGCGCACTTCCGGTGCAGTTTCTTCTGGTCCTTATACCACTGCATGAGCTCCTTCATGAAGGTGATTGTCACTTTGCCGTCCTCAAGCTTGGGCCCACTGTACTCGTCCTCGATGGCTGGTGTGTGAATGGGGAGAGGGGGCGAGAGTCAGTGGCCACGGCCACTGTGAGGGTGGGAAGTGGGGCCTGGTTCCCAGGCACGGGGCAGACACGGCTCTGGACACACAGGTTGAGAGAGGGGCGGAGTGAGAGATTCTACTCCCCGGCCAGTCCTCTCTAGGCCCACTCCTTCCGTTCAGGTCAGCTCAGAGGCCGTCTCCCTGACCTCCCCAGGTATCGtgtcctgctccctcctgcacCCCGTCTCCCAGGCCTGACGAGATAGCACTTAACACTGCTGACTGACTAGTTAATCCCTCCTCCTCACAACACCACCTGATCCACCAGGGCAGGGGCCGTCTTGTTCCCAGCTGtacccccagtgcctagaatagtgtctgggacccagcaggtgcccagtaatcatctgtggaatgaatgacagAATCACCTGAGCGCCTAGAGGACCTCCGGACAGATCAGACCCAGGAGGCCCGTGACGGGTGGGTGCTCCTGTGGGGCGCAGCATGGGTACTACGGCAGGGGAGCTCACCCCAACCTGGGACCTCCACCCCAACTCTGGACTGTGGGgtccccaggagggcaggcagaggagcaACAGACAGCGTGTGGGGACAAGGACCAGAGGCTGCCCCccaagccccgccccctgcccctccctggtaTGCACAGGGAATGGAGGGCCCAGGCAAGGACATGGAATGTTCTGGGCAGCATGGCAGGCACTCAGGCCCTACTCACTCATGCTCTCGATGTCGAGTGAGTCCACGACAGAGCGCTTGTGCTCGTCGCCTGCGATGGCACGCTCGAAGGCCTTCTGCTTCACGATCTTGTTGCACTCCTGGTACTTCATCTTGGCGTCCTTGTCGTGGGGCTTCACCTTCACCACCTGGGCGCATGGGCgggagggaggacaggagggaaggaaacaggcATCAAGGCTCAGGCCGCGGTGGGGGGCAGAGTAGCCATCAGGAGGCGGGGACACCGCTGCTGCCCTCGGCTGGCCCGGCCCCGGGCTCCATGAACTGGAACCGCGCACCAGGGCCGCGGTGCACGAGGGCTGCAAGCCTGGACCTGCTTCACCTCCCGGCCTGTTTCTGCCTCCCTGAACTGGGCCTAACAGAGCTGCCCACGGGGGCGGGGGTTTGTGTGTCAACAAGTTAACTCACACAGATGCGCTTATAAACCTCAGCTCTGACTACTGTTAAAATAAAACCACCCATTGGAGGGTCAGGCCCAGCTTCATGTCCTCCTTGGAACCAGGGCGGGCAGGCTTGAGAGCAGATGGTGGGCCGATCCAGTCATGATTATCAGCCCAGACTCATGTGAAGACCCAACGACTTGCTGGATAACCCagactccctgagcctcagtttcctcagcttgAGGACAGGGGAGACGACAGGTTCCGCCAACAGGGCTGTTGGGGACAGTAAGTAATGGACGTGGGGACTGGCGGGCAGCCCGGACTGGCAGGCAGCAGCTGGCACTGAAGGTGACACGTGCCCTGTTCAACCTTGGGCTCTGGGGAGACCCACAATAAATGAGTTctctcagttttcccttctgaaGGGAGGTGGAGACTGGGGGTCACAGACCCAGGtcacttgggttcaaatctcaccTCCACCAACCATCAGCTGAGTACCTTTGGGTAAGTGAGCTTGCctgtgtgactcagtttcctcctctgcaaggTGGAGGTGACAGAGTACCCACCTCGGAGGGGGGCTGGGAGGACCACGAGTGAGGAAGCATGTGCAGTAGTCAGGTAATAGTAAGCCACGGAAGTGTAGGCTACTCTTCGTGGCCCCTCACACGGGCTGCTGTGCTGACTAAATGAAATCGTATGCAAAGAGCACGGGACACGTGGCTTTGGGACACACTTAGTTCTCAGTAAAAGCAGcctgtcctctcccctctccctgtcttCTATCCCGCTTCCTACAAAACTCTGATCTTCCAAGCTAAGGAGCAGCCAAGGCTGGATTCAGATCCCggctctgccactaacttgctgtatgaccttgggcaagtgagtTCACCCCTCTGAGCCTGGGTTTAGTTATCTGTAACTGTTATTGTAATTATCAGTGGACCCTACCCGACCAGCCTACCCTGCTGGCCTCCCTGGGAGTGGGCCCCCACAGCTCCTGTGCCAGGGGGGCAGAATGGCGGGTGCCAGGGCTGACTCTCAAGGGCAGGGATGCCCCCGGTGGAATGCCTGGCAGGGTGAGTCAGAAGCCTAGGCAAGGGGACTCACTGGCTCCTTAGGTCAGTGTGGCTCACCCCCTGGGAATGGGTGTGCAGACCAGGTTGGGGGGCAGGGACCTGGTTCGGGCAGGCTCAGGCTAGGGCATCCTGCCAGGCGGCTCCACCTGGGGTAGGGGTGCGGTATAAGGCTTGGGAGAAAGGCAGCACCAGACATTGCCTGGAGTCCTTTCCAACACAGAGAGGTTATGAGTCCACACCCCAGGATAAAGTCCAAAGTACCACTTGGCCTGGCCCATGAGAGCCCGCCCACCCCTTCACTTTCTCTGTTTGCCCAGCACTCACAGCCAGACCAAACACAAAGTCCCCACATGTGCCGGCTCCCTCTCACCTCAAGCCCTTGTACAGGCAGCCCCCCGGGCCCAGAACACCTCACTCCTACCTCCAACTCCTTTCtagctcctcctccttctcctcctcctcctccaggtctcagctccACCAACCCCTCTCCAAGGAAcaaccctcccccaaccctcaggCTGGGTCAGGCACCACCTCTGGGCTCCCACAAggccctgggctccccagccccagccctgagcaTGGCTGGAGCCGGTCCTAGCAGGGTGGACAGATTGGACGGATGCGCCACTAAGCACTTCCTCTGAGCCCgggccctgctctcagggagcccACGGGCTGGGCTGCTGGATGGAGGCCAACACTGATAACGCAGCAGGAAaagtaacagcagcagcaacaagaGCCCGCAGCTCAGTCTTCAAACACTTACTATATGCCCGTGTAAGCAATTAACTTGCTAGTTTACCCTCAGAGCAGCTCTATGTGGTGTTATCACAATCTacatttgacagataaggaaactgaggcccagagaggtgaagccacTGACCCAAGAGACGAGGACTCAAGTTCTCTCCCTGCTTAAGATCCTGACTCTCACCACACACGCTGGAACTGCTCCCACCTCCCCGCTGCCACCACTCCCACAGCACCCTCACACCCTCCAGGGACATACTGTGGGCAGTGGTGCCAGTgcaggctctggggccaggccTTCCAGGGCAGGCAGCCCCACCTCTCCAGCATCCATCAGCCTTCAGCAAGTGGGGAGGATGCCAGCGCCCGTGGGGAGGGTTGGTGTGCGAATTTAACGTCAGGCCCACCACAGGGCCTAGCAGCGGGCCAGTGCCTGTCCCAGGGCCTGTGGCTGCCGCTGCTACTGTGATCAGCCACCTGGATGGGAAAGGGGAAGTGGCCCTGCCAGGCTCTCGCTCCTGGGGAAGGTCCTCTGCTCCAGactggaggggcctgggggctccTTCAGGAGCTGAGGCCTCCTGGGTTAGAACTAATGctaactttcctttaaaaagtggGATCTGGACTGTATCCCTGTCAGTGTCCTGACTGATATTAAAGTAGCGATGCCAGGTAGTcactgggggaaactgggagAGTAGGATCTCTGTATTACTTCTGGTAACTACGTGTGAAGCTacaattctttcaaaataaaaagctgctctaaaaaactGGTATATTCAGCTGGGAGTATTCACAGGCAATAACTACAATGGCTCAAACTGAGGAAACGGTAATACAGGCTCCTAATTCCCACATGAAGCCACACGTGTGTGTGGGAAtggggaactttctggatttCAGAAAGATGATCCAGTGCACACACTCTGGGTTATGACACCCCCAGCAGAGTGGCACCTGGTAATCACATACCCTCCTGTTTCTGCAGCAAAACCTCCAGTCACACCACCTGGAAGCGATCAAGACCCTCAACAGCCTCCCGTTAATGAGTTCAGGTCAGATTTTGCCACCAAACAAATTGCCTGAACTTAGTACCGACTGTTTCTCAGAATGGCTTGGGTTTAGAACTGAGGGTAGGGTCTGCAGACCAGGTGCAAAAGCTAGACCCCTCGCCGAGTGCTCCTGACCTCAGGGGACACACATGACAATGTGTGGTGGGCCATTATGATTATTCACAATGTAGAGGTGATGACACTCGGCCCAGAGCGGCTGTGCCTGCCTGAGGCACACAGACAGCTGAGGAGAGCCTCCAGTGAACCCATTTAGGGGAAGGCATCCCAAcattccttttataataaaacagaCAGGAGCACACTGCCTGAGCAAGGATTACGCCAAGAGATTCTGCCCGTTGCAAATGTCCAGTGGTCAGGACCCTGACTCTGGAACCAGGCTGTCATTTCCTGGCTGTGGGACCCTGGGGGGTGACCTACTCCCTGGGCCTtggatttctcatctgtaaaccaGGGATAACAACAGTCCCCACTGCGCAGGGTTGTCGTGGAGAGCCCGTGAGTTGTTACAACTGCACCCGGCCCAGGGCGGGCGCTGCCTTGGGTGTCGGCATGACCACTCCTGTCACTTTCACGTATCCACACCTTAGGTGTACTGGCGCTTGTACAGGCTTGCAAGGCAAAATGTATTTCTAACTGACTGCACTGGACTATGCTGTAAGAAGAAACCCAAATGCAAACCGTATTacaaaccaaacccaaaaaatcccagggaggggtggggagtgcagAAGGGGCCCCCACATCCAGCCTGGGCCCACGTGACCACCCGTGTCCCAACCAGACAGGAAAGAATACAGCTGGGATCTTCCGCAAAGAGGACCCAATAAGGGGGCGGGGAATCCTGGAGCCAGGGTCCCTCTGAAAGGATGAACTTGGAGCTGAGGCAGGTTGGTGGGGGGATTCAACATGGACCCGCAGAGAGGGAAGACCTGCTCCTGTGGAGGGTCCGAGGCTTGGCCCTGGAGGGAGAGCAGAAGGGAGACACTCCGAGCTCGCCACCCCCTAACAAGGTCTGGTGTCCGCACACAGCCCTCCCTGTGGGCCTCAAGCTTGGCCCCAGACACCCCCAGGAGAAATCACACTCAGTACCGAGGAGGCCCTACTCTAAACACATTGCTCTCGATGAATCGTTACAGGGACACTGAGGCAGGCTCTGCTATTCtgctttcacagatgaggacactgaggccggAGACCCAAAGCCCTCAGCTCAGAGCAGGGCATCCTGATGGTGGAACGGCAGGGGGCCTTCAGTCCCAGCACAGGTGACCTTCAGAACT
This region of Camelus ferus isolate YT-003-E chromosome 9, BCGSAC_Cfer_1.0, whole genome shotgun sequence genomic DNA includes:
- the LOC102513538 gene encoding serine/threonine-protein phosphatase 5 isoform X1; protein product: MGEVGVHIWISGLWGVLITIIMFFPIHLSFILIFYFYCFHDVFLVVLNCLEAIRMQDSDLPTNAAKDYENAIKFYSQAIELNPSNAIYYGNRSLAYLRTECYGYALADATRAIEIDKKYIKGYYRRAASNMALGKFRAALRDYETVVKVKPHDKDAKMKYQECNKIVKQKAFERAIAGDEHKRSVVDSLDIESMTIEDEYSGPKLEDGKVTITFMKELMQWYKDQKKLHRKCAYQILVQVKEVLSKLSTLVETTIKETEKITVCGDTHGQFYDLLNIFELNGLPSDTNPYIFNGDFVDRGSFSVEVILTLFGFKLLYPDYFHLLRGNHETDNMNQIYGFEGEVKAKYTAQMYELFSEVFEWLPLAQCINGKVLIMHGGLFSEDGVTLDNIRKIERNRQPPDSGPMCDLLWSDPQPQNGRSVSKRGVSCQFGPDVTKAFLEENHLDYIIRSHEVKAEGYEVAHSGRCVTVFSAPNYCDQMGNKAAYIHLRGSDLRPQFHQFTAVPHPDVKPMAYASTLLQLGMM
- the LOC102513538 gene encoding serine/threonine-protein phosphatase 5 isoform X2, with the protein product MAMAEGERAECAEPPRDEPPADGALKRAEELKTQANDYFKAKDYENAIKFYSQAIELNPSNAIYYGNRSLAYLRTECYGYALADATRAIEIDKKYIKGYYRRAASNMALGKFRAALRDYETVVKVKPHDKDAKMKYQECNKIVKQKAFERAIAGDEHKRSVVDSLDIESMTIEDEYSGPKLEDGKVTITFMKELMQWYKDQKKLHRKCAYQILVQVKEVLSKLSTLVETTIKETEKITVCGDTHGQFYDLLNIFELNGLPSDTNPYIFNGDFVDRGSFSVEVILTLFGFKLLYPDYFHLLRGNHETDNMNQIYGFEGEVKAKYTAQMYELFSEVFEWLPLAQCINGKVLIMHGGLFSEDGVTLDNIRKIERNRQPPDSGPMCDLLWSDPQPQNGRSVSKRGVSCQFGPDVTKAFLEENHLDYIIRSHEVKAEGYEVAHSGRCVTVFSAPNYCDQMGNKAAYIHLRGSDLRPQFHQFTAVPHPDVKPMAYASTLLQLGMM